AGAACTCCAGGAGCAGCCGCATCTCGGTCGGGGTCAGCGCCACCGGCGTCCCGTCCTTGCGGACCTCCATGCCCTCGGTGTCGACCTCCAGGTCGCCGAAGGCGAGCAGCCCGCCGCCGTCCGCCGACTCGTCCCCGTGCTCGCTGGCGCCGACGCCGCCCGCGTGCCCGAAGCGCCGCAGGACGGCCCGGATGCGGGCCATGAGGACCGATCCGTCGAACGGCTTCGTGACGTAGTCGTCGGCCCCGGCCTCCAGGCCGAGGACGACGTCGATCGAGTCGGCGCGCGCCGACAGCATGATCACCGGCACGGTCGACTCGTCGCGGATGCGGCGGCAGAGGCTGACGCCGTCCATGCCCGGCAGCATCACGTCGAGGAGGGCGATGTCCGGCCGCTGCGCCCGGAAGGCGTCCAGGCCGGAGAGCCCGTCGGGCATCGCCGTGACCCGGAAGCCGTCCCGCTCCAGGGCGAGCTGGGTGGCCTCACGGATGACGTCGTCGTCCTCGACGAACAGGACATGGGTTTCGGCCATCGTGCGTGCCCTTCGGGGGTCTGTGCTGCTGTGTCGTGCGGGTGATGCGGGTGATGCGGGTGATGCGGGTGATGCGGGTGATGCGGGTGATGCGGGTGATGCGGGTGATGCGGGTGATGCGGGTGGTGCAGGTGGTGCAGGTGGTGCAGATAGTGCACGTGATGGGGGTCAGCTCGGGGTGGGTTCGCTCGGCGCCGGCTCGACCGCGGCCTCACCGTCCCCGACGGCGCGGCTGTAGTCGTTGTGCACCCAGTCGTGCTGGGTGAACTTGTTCCCCGACCAGCGGTACGTGATGACGTCCTCGCCCGAGGGATATGCGACCGGGTCGCCCTCCGCGTACACCTGCTTGGTGACGACGAGATCGCCGCGGTCGATCGTCGCGTAGACGGCCGCGTCCTCCGCCATGAACACGTTCTCGTACCGGTCGCTCTGCTTCCGGTAGACGTACGTGCCGATTCCGACGGCATCGCCGCAGGTCATCACGTTGACGACGACGTCGGGGTCGGCGCTGCCGGTGAGGTTGCCGTAGGAGGCGTCCACCGGGTAGGCGTCCGCGACGCACGGCTTCAGATCGTCCTTGAGCCGCTCGCCGATCTTCGGGTCGGCCTTGAGCAGCGCGATCGGATCCACCCGCTCGGCGGACTGCGGACCGCTGGGCGCGGCGGGGGAGGAGGGGCTGGGTGCCGCCGCCGCGGTCTCGTCGACGCGGGCCGCGCCCTCGTCGCGGGAGCCCGTACCGCCGGTGGAACAGGCGGCCACGGACAGCCCGACGGCGACGAGCCCGGCCACCGCCGTGACGCTCGCCGCCTTGACGGTACGGCGAGGGCGGCGCCGCCCGATGCCGTACCGGTCGTCGCCGCCGTGTGCTCTGCCGTCGTGTGCTCTGCCGTGTTCTCCGCCGTCGTGTTCTCTGCCGTCGTCGGATTCGGCGTCTAGGCCGCGCACCGCCCCCGCCCCCTTTCGTCACCTCGTACGTCCGCCCGCTCTCCCGTCCGTCCCAGGGCGCGGGCGTCGAGGTCGCGGCTCTCCAGCTCCTGGCGGAGCCGGGCCAGCGCGCGGTGGAGCGTCGACTTCACCGTACCCGTCGACATCCCGAGCGCGGCCGCCGTCTCCTCGGTGCTCATCTGCTCCCAGTGGCGGAGGACGACGACGCTGCGCTGCTTCGGCGCGAGCACCTTCAGGACGTCCATGAGGAGGGCCCGGTCGGCGTGCTGCTCGGTCCGGTCGTCGATGCTCGCGTCGGGCAGCTGCTCGGTGGGCACCTCTTCGAGCTTGCGGGAGCGCCACCACTCGGTCCGGGTGTTGATCATGACCCGGCGCAGGTAGGCGTCGGCGAGGGACTTGTCGGCGATGCCGTCCCAGCGCCCGTACGTCCGGGCCAGCGCGGTCTGGAGGAGGTCCTGGGCGTCGACCGGGTCGGGGACGAGACGACGGGCACTGCGCAGTAGCGCGTCCTGCCGCGTGCGTACGTACTCCTCGAAGTCGAGCACCTCTCCGTGCCTCATCCGAACCGCCTCCATCCCCGTGACCAGCCATTTCCTCGTGTCGTGGACGACGCTACGGAGGCTGTGTCACGGGGCTGTGCGGGGCAGCCGTCGGTGGACGCACGGCTACCCATCGGTTGTGTAACAGCGGATACGGAAGAGGTTTCGCGAGGGTGGCCTCAGGAGAGCGGCAGGCGGTAGAGCCCGTCCTCCAGCGGTTCGACGAGGCCGTCCGCGACCAGGCCGTCCAGGGCCCGGGCCCGCTGCACCGGCTCGTCCCAGACCGCGTCCAGGGCCGCCTGCCCGACCGGGTCCGTCGCCTCCCGCAGCACCGCGAGGAGCCGGCCCCGTACCTGCCGGTCCGTGCCCGCGTACGTCTGGCCGCGCCGCGGCGGGCCGTCGTGCGCCGGCTTCCCCGCCAGCTGCCACGCACAGCGCTCGGCGATCGGGCAGCGCCCGCAGTCCTCGTTCCGCGCCGTGCACACCAGCGCGCCCAGCTCCATCGAGGCCGCGGCCCAGCGGGAGGCCGTCGCCTCGTCCTCCGGGAGCAGCGCCCGGGCGAGCCGGCGCTCGGCGGCCGTGGTCGCGTTCGGCGGGTACTGGACGCCGGTCGCCGCCCGCGCGAAGACCCGGCGCACATTGGTGTCCAGGACCGCATGCCGCTGCCCGTACGCGAAAGAGGCCACCGCGGCCGCCGTGTACTCGCCGATCCCGGGCAGCGCGAGCAGCTGCCCGTGGTCGCGGGGCACGTCGCCGCGGTGGCGTTCCGTTATGGCCGTGGCCGCCGCGTGCAGGCGCAGGGCCCGGCGCGGATAGCCGAGCCGGCCCCAGGCGCGTACGGCCTCGCCGGGGGCGTCGGCGGCCAGGTCGGCCGGGCGCGGCCAGCGCGCCAGCCACTGCTCGTACACCGGAAGGACCCGGACGACGGGGGTCTGCTGGAGCATGAACTCGCTGACCATCACCCCCCAGGCTCCGGCTTCGGGGCGGCGCCAGGGCAGGTCACGGGCGTGCCGGTCGAACCAGGCGAGGACGGGCCCGTGCAGCTCCGGGG
The sequence above is a segment of the Streptomyces sp. NBC_01255 genome. Coding sequences within it:
- a CDS encoding A/G-specific adenine glycosylase produces the protein MTSIDTPPGPPAPVAPSLPPELHGPVLAWFDRHARDLPWRRPEAGAWGVMVSEFMLQQTPVVRVLPVYEQWLARWPRPADLAADAPGEAVRAWGRLGYPRRALRLHAAATAITERHRGDVPRDHGQLLALPGIGEYTAAAVASFAYGQRHAVLDTNVRRVFARAATGVQYPPNATTAAERRLARALLPEDEATASRWAAASMELGALVCTARNEDCGRCPIAERCAWQLAGKPAHDGPPRRGQTYAGTDRQVRGRLLAVLREATDPVGQAALDAVWDEPVQRARALDGLVADGLVEPLEDGLYRLPLS
- a CDS encoding SigE family RNA polymerase sigma factor, translating into MRHGEVLDFEEYVRTRQDALLRSARRLVPDPVDAQDLLQTALARTYGRWDGIADKSLADAYLRRVMINTRTEWWRSRKLEEVPTEQLPDASIDDRTEQHADRALLMDVLKVLAPKQRSVVVLRHWEQMSTEETAAALGMSTGTVKSTLHRALARLRQELESRDLDARALGRTGERADVRGDERGRGRCAA
- the cseB gene encoding two-component system response regulator CseB; this encodes MAETHVLFVEDDDVIREATQLALERDGFRVTAMPDGLSGLDAFRAQRPDIALLDVMLPGMDGVSLCRRIRDESTVPVIMLSARADSIDVVLGLEAGADDYVTKPFDGSVLMARIRAVLRRFGHAGGVGASEHGDESADGGGLLAFGDLEVDTEGMEVRKDGTPVALTPTEMRLLLEFSSAPGTVLSRDKLLERVWDYGWGGDTRVVDVHVQRLRAKIGQDRIETVRGFGYKLKG